A segment of the Sphingomonas naphthae genome:
CGATTTCATACGCGGAGTGGAGGAACAGGAGGGCGATGAGGCCGGCGACGGCGAGGTCCGGCCAGGCGCTTCCTGTCCACGCCACCAGACCGGCCGCGGCGATCACCGCGACATTGGCGAGCGCGTCGTTGCGGCTGAACAGCCAGATCGCGCGAACATTGGCGTCCCCTTCCCGGAAACGCGCAAGCACCAAGGCGGACACGACATTGATCGCGAGCGCGACAACGCCGATTGTGCCCATCAGTTCGGCATCCGGCGCGGTTGCGTTCAGGGCGCGCCAAATCGCGAAACCGATTACGCCCACGCCAAGCGCACCGAGAAACAACCCCTGCGTCAGCGCGACCTTTGCCCTCGCCCGTGCGGACCAGGCAAGCGCGAGAAGACCGATAAGGCTGATCGACCCGTCCCCGAGAAAATCGAGGGAATCCGCTTTCAGCGCTTGGCTATCGGCGATGAACCCGCCGAACAGCTCGGCGACTCCGAAGCCGAGGTTGAGCACCACGACGGTCAGCAGCGCACGGCGATAGGCCGGATCGGTTTGCGCGCGCGCGGGCTCCCCGTGGCACCCGCAGCTTTCGGTAGAAGCATTCATGCGGCCTTCCTTACCACCTCCAGTCGCTGTAGAAGCAAGCGAAATGTGCGACACGTTCGCATTAGCAAGGATGGCATGATGAAGCCGGTGATGATTGGGCAGCTCGCCAGCGAGACGTCGACAAAAGTGACGACGATCCGGTTTTATGAGTCGATCGGGTTGCTGCGCTCCGCCCCGCGCACGGCGTCGGGCCGTAGAACCTATGATGCCAGCGACATCGAGCGTTTGCACTTCATCCGCAACGGTCGCCGGCTCGGCTTTTCGGTCGACGAAATACGATCGTTGATGGGGCTGGCGCAGAACCCGGACCAGGATTGTGGTGCCGCCTCAGC
Coding sequences within it:
- a CDS encoding cation transporter, producing the protein MNASTESCGCHGEPARAQTDPAYRRALLTVVVLNLGFGVAELFGGFIADSQALKADSLDFLGDGSISLIGLLALAWSARARAKVALTQGLFLGALGVGVIGFAIWRALNATAPDAELMGTIGVVALAINVVSALVLARFREGDANVRAIWLFSRNDALANVAVIAAAGLVAWTGSAWPDLAVAGLIALLFLHSAYEIVTGARRELGER
- a CDS encoding MerR family transcriptional regulator; this translates as MMKPVMIGQLASETSTKVTTIRFYESIGLLRSAPRTASGRRTYDASDIERLHFIRNGRRLGFSVDEIRSLMGLAQNPDQDCGAASAIAAQHLKDVEERLAQLAVLRDELAMLSQSCTKARMADCRIMKAIGKGHLQADQ